gagccactactaccattttattcaagtccgattacaattcaataattcaattcatagcacaagctgtcaatcaagtgccgtaacattaataacaatgatgataatgggtcgtgccatggagacgcccgattatcttaaggtagttagaacacccgggggccagactagaagtggaggttgtcacgaaggcaaccaaccttccaacgatacgctttgggtgggcggacgaaacctagttgcgcaactaactaactacaggcctccactttcgaagtaaatagtagtgtaccgaacgccgcggtttgatagaactcaagctcatcacataaatcctttattatcatttcatactcatatatcaagaatcatttcatataacaaactctctttcaagaaacattgcatatatagaaagtagtttcatttatcatgcttttcaccccgaaagtaaaagacataaaagagtttgaaagggggctatgactcacttgatttgagagtaatgggggctgatcaaatacgagatgtgtgcctagtgatgtcgttccccaagcaagcctaaaccatggtattcaaatatacacaacgtaagtgcgtgttacatgaactagtgaactagatcatgagatttatgctagtaggcttgcctatctttggttgttacttcattatggaatcaaagtgtattatgatgttcaagatgtttggttaaattggaattgatggtaagagtagtttttgcgttaagcgtttttgcgcgtttgttggaatttcggtaattcggctttgattcgcgagatttcttttgcacactttgctttgtactattatttgatattggtacagtagtattttggattttaaatatattttctgatctatattaatttccttgatttattattattttaattaattatttattccatttattcattaatcaattaaataattccttataattattcttaggttcttaaattacctttaaaatttatagataattatattttgattatctactgagtattatgcttttaaacttgtaacattatttatttatttatttatttaagctttattacttatttatttaataatagtgattaattagtgatttttaacttagttagttattcttaaattatgtaaaacttggttctttccttgaaattacttttctccagtaggtttaagttattttaatcctatttatgtgattttgtccaagttcatgatttatataatctattattgatttatttattccttaaaatctcttttaaattcactaaattataaaaacacttagaaatcatcacaagagcttttgtctaaaatcccagcccctttttaggcaacttttatcaaataaaatttgtaaccattcaatatctcttgtgttcttataatttgaggacttttaaacataaaatcgtttaccgaaatagtgatttttgcctcatttctcaaccaatttaaatgcttcaaaagggatttttgttcttatttcatttcgtccagaatgtccatcatattttgatgacctaagtcgtgattgtggtggtggtgtgctatgtgcaattttgtgctttcggttggtgattatctgacccgaaaagactatttttgagcttatttttgccatgcatcaaatgacttgagttttatacttttaatatgtcatatttccagtatgttcatcacattttcatggtcatatagttatggtgcatgtgtgtgctcaaaatgcattttaacaagttttcggttttcgatttcaagcctattttgccttgtttggttccataatcatatttttgttattactataatttttccagaatattaactttgattttaacacatttttcacttatgacaagcctagcttcatctcataatccaaacaataatccaaccttcttaaatctagcatatatgcacttaaatcaatactttttaacataaagctttaactatcaaaaatccatcatcataaaaaaatatatttttcatgaaatattccagaaatatatatacaaatatttatacgtcatgttcatctttttatataaaaagttactttacaatctatcaacacatatccacccttttgatgctagcttttatagatccaacactttatcaataaaatctatatttttataaatatttccagaaatattactttcataatatgtatgaatatagccatctttcaaaggaaaaatcacatcaatgactattaaacttatatccacacttttgggtcttaaactagttgaatccttggatctttcttcatggattcaacatgcatgagcatggaaagaaagatcctatcaactttgccctcatcaagtgtattttcaaaagaaaacatgaagaaaacacaatcttttgataaaacctttttaatataaacaagaacaagattaatctaataaagagatgaagatatatacccttgaagatcacttctagatgatgaaaaatggcagattttcgtggcctatatctccaagaatacccttattcaacacttgaaacaacccttaaactattcttgaatcaaccctttgtttatctaacctacaacccttattattatcaagtattaaggttgattgttgttggttttcttcttgtttcttggctaccgaaaaagagagagaaaagggagagaagaagagtgtttttgagagagaattgattagtgtgtgtgaaatgggagtgtagtgtgtgttggagtggtgagttccaagacttaaggcatgcaaaatttgaaatggagggatgtatgtgtgtgaaggggggggggggggggggcggccTCACGGGGGGGATTTGGAGGggttttactcttttttttttatataaaattttgttgtataagtataagtgtaggtatatgttaagtgtggatttaatttgtaagtgttttgttagtaaaatataagtaattggttgttttagttaggaatatgtatatgtgtgtataagtcatgtatgtttatgtgtgtggatgtattttttgtatttttagttggttacataggtcattggttgtaaatttgtattaatttttaagcttatatgcttacttattaagttttcgacgcttttacgtacataatacgtccaattatatttttagttgaaaattttatttatcatgatcatatcctcttgatttggttttatttttgatttgttgggcaatccataggaattttgattggtatctcaatttgcgagccttaagttattattatcgcaccgattgatcacctctaaaaatttttgttccgaggtactttcattaggaaattcttttacatatcattagctttagattactaacttggggcattacctactagcttcaagtataactagggcttgcgggaacgtaaacaacctaactagcacatatataatattaaaagtacggttgttacacaTTTATTTATGCTTAATTAAATGGAAATGCATATATTGAAACACgtatgtaaagagttaatgtaATTACCTGGGTAGTTTAAGATTCTCCTTTGCATGTGTAAAATATCTTCACTTAGAACTTTGCATGTTTTGTTCCATAAATCATCGGGCCGGGCTACAGAGGTTGAAAGTAGTAATTGGACAAAGAAAGTTCTAAGATACGATGCAGTTGCCCAATGAGATGCTTCCAAAATTGCATCAACATATTCTTTATCATCATCTAAAAGGCCCATCTTGAAACATGCTTCTTtgtaacttttacatttacgTCCATTCACTGTAAGTAGTTGCTCAAAAGATTTGGGGCCAACAGCATGATTCAGCAAGATTCTCAAATAATATACATCACCAAGGGACGGAGGGACATATGATATCCTCCCTATAGAACCATGTCCTTCCACAGTTCTTCGTTGCCATTTCCTAGTCTTACGTATCCAAACATAAAACTCAGGTATTTGCACATATTTCAATGTTCTGGCAAAGCTATCCTCCGCATTTAATTTCATCCATTCCAGGAACATTGAATGTTTCACTGTTGGATTCGAAACCACATCACATAATTGTGCTTGATCATCATAAACTATGCTTTGTTCATTTTCTTTGTGAAATGGCAAGATTTCCACTGGAGGATGTCTATAATGAATATCAAAGGCGAATATTCGCCAACATGCTTCGGAAGCAGAAACGTACCTTAATTTACATTATGTGAAACTAATGTCAGTTATGTAGAATTTGGTTAGGCAATTTGGTTAGgcaaacataataaaaatgatgagaatTACCTGCAATCCAAGTAATTCTTAACCTCATCTTTGGGTTTGTTGTTATCAGTTGTTGTTCCATCTGTATTGGTTTGATACACATTTGCTGTAACTCGATCAGGacctttgtttatatatttgaacaaaTACTTAATTGATCCTGATTGGTTGCACCATTCGACATTAATGTGGCACTGGTATCTTCGCAGAAGTGTAGCATTATAGGGGACAACCATGCCATTATCAAGAAGGACCCCATTTTTTTCAATGGTATTCCCAGTATGTCGACGTCTATATACAGGATACCCTTCTGAATCCACAGCAGTTTCATCCTTCCATTTCTTTGGGAAATTCTTTGTACATTTTCCTCTAACCATACATGGACAGTTGGGATTATCATCTCCACAAGGTCCATGCATCATGAATTGTTTGACAAGTGCATACAATTCTGGGTCTTCTTTTTCGTTTGGTATTTCAGCACTAATGTATTTATCTACATTGGTTGCACGTGGAAACTTGTTTGCGGCAGCTAAGAACAAACAAagatgagcatgaggaagaccCTTTTTTTGAAATTCCACCGTGTAAATAACTGCAAATTTTGATAAATccattattaaatataaacttttatattgGTAATTGgaaaaaattaactttaaatttAGAATACCaaacaattatatatctatattaatacCTGCTTGTACTTCGCCAAAGAATTTCTCCTTCACAAAATCGTTTATGATTTCATCCAATTTTATCTTGAACATTCTAGAAATTATATCCGGCCTGTCTTCGGGAGTGAGATTTTTATCAACCAAACAACGGTAAATCTCTGGCCAATTGGGATTACAAGTAACAGTAATGAACAAATCTGGATAGCCCACTGACTTGCATATAGCCATTGCATCCAAGTACTTTTGCATCATGTACCTGCTCCCACCGGTAAAAGATGAAGGAAGTAATATATGTTTACCAGTTGATGAGGCATCTGTGGTTCCATTCTCGACATCTGTCGTCGAATTCTGGAAAGTATTAGTTCTGAGCTTTTTCTGGTTACCTTTAACGTATGACAATCGATCAGCCTCTACCATTGTGTAACCGTCAACAACAAACTGCTGAAAAAGTTTATGTGCATGAAGTAAAAGTGAATACTCCACAGGCCTGTCTTGTATTGTGTAACAAAAGAATTCCCTCATAGTAAGTTTTGTTCTTGGTTTCTTTGAATCTTGTGCAATACCTCTGTGCTTGATTCCTAGCGGATAACCATCTTCTCCAAATGGAAAGATGAGTGGATATTGAAGAGCCAGATAAGAAGGATGTAATTCACTTATCCTTTGAAGACAACCAGACTGCTTTCTCAATATAATGTCCCGTGAATCAAGTACTGAATCTATGTCTCCAATTATTAATCCAGCTACTTTAGAAGTTGTTGGCAAGTTGTAAATTCGACCATCTTTATTTCTGTTGGCAATAAGTTTTAGACTTACATCTTGCCATTCATTGTCTTTAACACAATCTTTTACCATCCTGAAGGATTTCACAAGAGGGTTGCAACCATCTAACATTATCTTTAGTATGTTGATTGTATCACGTTTCAGTTCATTTTTGCCAGGTCTTGAACTTTTAGTACCAGAACtgtaaataaatgaatatttattttaacaaactTAATGTGCAATAATTTATAAGTTAAAGGCATAAGAATGGTAAACGTGTTTTTACCTGACAGCTCTTTCTCTATTAGCCTCTTCATTTTCAGAGtcaaatatataaagttgtGAGAACTTGGGTTGATCACCTTGTACAGGTAGCAGACTACCCATTCGGTGAAAATTTTGACCTTGTAATCTAAAGACATAAGGTCCTCTTCCGTTTAAAGAACCTTGATTTACTTTACCTCCCATAGATGTGAATGAAAACATCATGTTATATGCTCGTATATGTTTCATGAAATTATTGGCAATAGGATTTTTGCTCGTAAACAAATTGTACAACACAGGAGGAGGTTTGACAACTGGTGGTAGCTCCACATCACCACCTTTGCAACAGAAAGTATACACAGTGTTCTTGCCCTTCGGATTACCCCTTAACATTTATGCTTTCCATAGCGGTGCATGACACTTTGAGCATTCATATATTTGATCTCCATGATCTTTGTAAGCTGAAATAAATATTGACAAATTCCGATATTATTTAGAGGGAATTAATTGGAATGAAAATATTAATTTGATTGATATACTACAATGATACTTGCCTAATGAAAGACCTTTCCTTTTGACATATGAATCATCCACCATATCATCATTAATCTCCAAATCTATTCTTGGAATCTGAATATTATTCAAAATTTGAGCTTTTTGTTTTGTGATTGTTGTCTACTTTTCTTACAACTCTCTGGGGTCGTTTATATGATTCGTGACAATTCTGCTTTCCATTGTTATTACATGATTTAGGTACAACAGATTTTGTTCTTTTTGATGTTGAAGTTCCTTTCAtgtcaaatatataataaaaaatgtcaAGTAAATCACAAATAGCAATTCATGTGTACACATAATGAGGTAATGTTCCTATATCAACTTTACCTAGAGGATCAATTGTGGATTGCAAATTACTTCTGGAATAACACATTGATAATCCATTTTTACTTAATGATATGGGTTTTACGGAACGACTTGTTACGTTGCTATTGCTGGAACTACCAATGTCAAAAGTTGAAGTGATTCCTGAACCTATAAAATAGTTacaattaaaattcaaatactGATGCATGACATTTTCAATGGACATTTAATTTGCAACAAAATAGCTTACCATTGTCGAGAGCTTTCATTGTATTTTCGAAGATTAAGTACTTATTCCTGGTAGATGCAATACACCTACTTTGAACTGGTTGGATTCCCAAAAGAAAGTGGGGTTAAAAAGACATTCAAAAAATTCAAATGCTAGAAGGTGTAACACATTTTAACAGACTGTGTAGAATTAAAACATACCATTGGTTATATTGGATAAAGGAGTTGTTGTAAGTGGGTGGTTTTGTGTAGGAGAAGGACGATTAACAACATTGTTTTTACGATCATCCAATAAATTCTTCCGTTTCTTCCGATTTATTGAAGCTTGAGATTCATACATCTCTAATTTCCAATTTTCGAAATTGTTGGTGTTGTTATTTTAGGAAAGTATATTGTTAAATGAGGGTATTATTTTCATACTTTCATATGTAAAAGCTTTAGTTTGGgaaatttagttatataaaaagtgtttgaaattttgagaatttttaaaattgcCGCCAGATTTAATATGGTTTGTGAGTAGGTGTGTTTTCTATTTGTGTAGTTATGtacttcttttgttttaattgttgaCTAAAGATGCAAGTGGATGTCAAGTTAATTGCATGTCCCTATGAAGAAACTGAATCACTATTTAGTTCCTGCATGTATAAGTATGGTTACTATTTAGTTAGaggaattaaaaaaattaaattatatataaatcagttaATGTAAAAATATCGACACTCACTAAGTTATTTACCACAACCACTTATACAAACATTCACCTCTCATTTTCTTATCTAATTTGTAACGTCTTCTACAACTGTCAAAAATGGCGAATCAAGCAAGATCTAATACATATATTCAATCAAagatttattttactttcattCAGTTTGTGTACATTTATTTTTGTGGGTAATATAGACTACACTATATGTTACATCTTTGTCTTGATTTGTTTTTAGAGAAGATTTCTGTTTATGCATGTTACagaagatgtatatatatagatatatatataggtatatatatatgtatactataAATTAGTTAATCAGTTAGGGtttgtgattttgtttatattaaattagatccGGTGAGCTCTTTGGTTAggttttttatatgtatatatactacaCATGCATTAAGTTAAATTTAACTTTCTTGTAGGGtagtttttattgattttgtagatgcagattcgttgtgacaatcgcaacatagatttgattatcgtttatgttttaggaactatatttgtaatcatttaaaataagaacttgtgttgatatttaatgattacagttgaacttcaatattatatctgtttatgttttgtattgtgtttgtgtgttatatattgttttgcaggtacaagaacatagaatcaaggttttataagtgtcgtagaacacttgaacgatgattggatgttatgtacgagctaaACGAAGCAAAACAAAGAGTcaagggtcgtccctcgtgctgacgtcatcagcatgtaggaacaacctcgtgctgacgtcagcacgaggtaagtcgattgacttattgtttcgggcctaatctgcgattaaggcctaagcccacacgatccaatacttaactagtataaatacaagacctaatctacgaaattaggttaatgatttacgaattcttgatagttattcacgaatttacgagctaaggttatttgttccttcgtgtgttcttctacacgaaccacaagccttgtgcatctccttgggttgattaattacttataattaacaaaaggcaatagcaatctagttatctcaagaggattccgcactcttgacataacgaatcatatcttattacgatccacgcaacgatagggcaccttacagaTTTCAGTTTCCAGATGAGTATATTGTTTGTTATGTGTTGATAGCTACATAATTTTTAGGTTTAGTGCCACAAGTGGGGTTggaataaaatatatgaactaatctgttttttgtttattgaaaGTGAGACTTGAAGAAATTCTGAACTAACATATTTTTGGTTTATTGAATGTGGGAACCCAACCAAACTCTTTGTCTATAGATAATTTTCCAAGTTCTAGTTGATGTTTCCAATAAGGATACCTTGTCAAAATTGTTGgtaagttttattaaaaaatatagtgcactttttacatattaaacaatactttttttTGACATTCAATTTTGATCATCAGTTATATATGAGTACATGTATAAAAGCGTTAATTGTTAACTTAGGTCCTCCCAAAAGTTGTTAAGAACAAACTGCCACCTAGATGCAAGTCAGTTAGACTGGTGGATTGCAACAACCGTTCATACATAGTGTGTCTCGTTGTGTTTTCAAATACCAAAATAATGCTGACTGGTGGTGCTTGGCGTGATTTCAATCATACCTGTATCCATaggatttatttatatgtttatgataGGATTTATTTCAATCATACATAGTGCGTCTCGTTTGAAATTCTTTAACTCATTTGTGATTTTGTATCAATaggatttatttatatgtttatgacTTGCAAATTGTGATCTGTCCAGTATCTACCATTGTTTTTTCTTGATGACCTGAATGTCCGCTTTCATCGGGATACTGACAAGACTGCTACAATCTTTGGATCAAACCAAATTGAAGACGTGGAGGTCATATATGAAGATGAAATTATTCATACCATCAATGGTATCCTGTTGATATTGATCCTAATGTGAAGCTTGAAGAAGATGTAGTAGAGCAAAGAACTTGGCGTACGGTAGGATTTACTGGTTCGAAGTGGATGAATCTTTGCTATGAGCATGACGTTAGCATGGATGGTCACATCATGTTAACCAATCTAGGTTCAGGGAGATATTTGTTTGATTACTTTAATGAGCTTGGCATTGGATCAGCTGCAGCTACTACAGTATGTAAGTAATTTGAAGTGTACTTTACTTATTGTCTTTTGGTACTTATCAAAGTTTAAGGTTTACATGTTTAGAGAATTTGATTAATACAGCCAAGGTCGCACCACAGAGTGTTCAACCAATTTTGTCAGCAGATTATATGACTGAGAGCGACGGCGAAGATGTCGAAAGTAAACGTCACCACTGCCAGATTGTTGGGCACCAACACAGGGAGGACAGGCCATGCTTCTTCAAGAATCTGACTGAGCACTCTTTTACTACTAAACTGCtggtaaaatataatattttcatttattgatattatatatatgtcccaaactttgttggtatatatatgtgtgtctcATTAAGATATACAATGTGGTTTGTAGACGGTGCCTAATCATTTTGTTCGTCAACATCAACTGGATAGCTATACAAAGACAACTATTTATGTGGGAAACTTGAAGTTCAAAGCTAGGTTGGATATCATGTATGATTGTCGCAAGGATGGAGATCAAAGTCATGTTGTTCTAATCACAGACTGGTCGAAGGTTTCCAAGAAGTGGGGGGTAATGAACTCCGATTTGAATTAAATGTGGTGCATGAACCTGATGGGCCCAGTGTGGAATTCCATGTGTGTTCAAGCCGTCGATAAGGGAGTTTATGTATCATCCAAGTCATTAGTGTCCTAGGGGGGACTTTCTTTTGGTTACTACTAAACTTCATATGAATCCATGCTGATTTTGGtactgtataatatatatatatatatatatatatatatagcatgtgtaCACCAGGGAGTGGTATTTCATAGTCTGGAATAGTTTAATTAGGTTGTATGTGGATGTAATGAATGGTATGTGATGAATCGACTAAGTTAAATCCTTGTATATGTAGTACTTGGTATGTGTAGATAATGATCCAACATCCAAATTAgaatttagtttttttcttctcaGTTAATAAGTAATTCAAATGGTGGTCCAGAAAATCATTTGGATGAGGTATTTTATAAGTATATCTTTttgataaacttttaacatataCATGTTTTGGTGAACACAAATATAGAGaagaaaaaactaaattttaatttGGATTTAACACTGCCaaacaacaaccaaacacaaatgTTTATGTTCTTTTAGATTTGACACTTAACCTTTCTGTTAAAGGTTAAACAAATACATGTTTGAAGTTAAGTCCAAAACAACATGAGACAAATCATGACTTAACATAACATAAGTTTAACACATGACATAAGTTTAACACATTACATAATTTAACCAACACAACTTCACAATCCGACATTtggaataaaaaaacaacaaattgaTATAGTAGTAGATTCttctttcaaaaaacaattaaCTGCATTCACACTTTCAAAAGACTTTCAACCTTGTTTGTTCAAAAGACAATTACCTGCATCCAAATCATTCTTCTTTGTTCATAGTAAATTTTGGGTCTGCGCATCCTTTTCCCAACCTTGTTTGTTGATTCAACACCGGGAGTTTCATTATCTCTTTTCTGCAACGGAGTGGTCTCACTATCTTTCTCAATCTCGGTGGCCAAAGAATCGCCAGTAACTGAGAATGCATCCTGCAAACACACCACATAAGAACTATCCACATATTAGCCTATTATATTCAAAATATGGAAACAAACCACCCAACCAAATGAACTATACATCAAATTACCTTTGAATCCGGTGCACCTTGCGACTCCTCACCAAGTTTAACAGTTGCTAGTTGAGGCATTGAAGGCTCTCCCTGGACCTAAACATGAAAAAGGCATGTTAGTATATACTGATACTAATAAGATGATGCTAATGAAATTTAGGTCTATATATGTGACTTGTATTACGATATTATATATTGAGTACCTCACTGTTGTTTTCTGGTTCTGCTGGTTCTTCTAATTCAGCAATGATATCATGATCATCACACATCTTGATAACAGTATAAGCACTGCCCTTGTGTTTCAGATTGTATTTGTCAATCTTGATCTTACATGCCACTTTCACATTTAAGAGGCCTTCAAGTTCATGAGGGTAAGACTCATCATCATTGTTGTTCAATTGCCTTTGATGAATATCATTTGCACTTAACCCAAGCAACTTTTGGACATCTCTATCCCACATAACAAAGGATGCACTGCCGGTGCTGTCTTGGACTCTCATGGTAACTCTGAACCTAAAGTTGGTATAATTCACATATAAACTCCATGTCAGATTgttaataaatatttgataaaattatgaCAATCTCAGTGTTTGAGCAGTATTACTTGGGTACAACTTCTGTTGCAATTGCTTTTTCTTTTCGACACCATAGACTGTCAGCTGGAGCACTAATCAGCTCATCAGTGAGTTCATTTTCATTTGCAACTTCCAAGTACTCCATCTTGGTAATCACTTTCTTACCATCTTTGCGGCAACCAATAAAAAACCATCCAAACTCTTGCTCAAGCATAGCGATTGTGGCCACCACCACAAAGTCTCCAGTCTGTGAAGTAAAGTATTATCTATACAATAATATGGAATATGGTTATATGTTATTACCAACTGTTTCTTACCTCTTCAGAATCTCTCACTTCATCCAACTGTTTCTTATCGGTATTTAGGATAAACTCTAAGCGAATTGGGTAAACAGTCTGTGAAGCTAAAGTTGTATGGGAAACTTCATTAACTCCTTCCTTAAGTATCAACCTATGCatgtttgaagaaaaaaaataacaaaattatcaaatgtattttaattcCTTCCTTAAACATCTATACGAATATATATGTAGGAACATTGTCATACCTCCTCCTAAAGTCATTAGCCTCTTGGATATcttcatttataaaaattcttGTACCAAATTTATCAGTTTGAACTATCAAGTTTTCTGAATGACCAACACCATCAAAATTAATGACTTTCTATTCATGTAAATAGAAATAGTATACTTAGATAATTTCAGCTTACCCTTCCATTCATTAATGAGAGCATGTTGCATGATGGCAATGACATGCTCTTCAGATTTGTTCTGCTCCAGAAAGGCATTAAACTGAACTGCATAATCATTCCACAAAGTGCAACGCGGGGTTCTACCACTGTAAAAATATTAACTAAATTAACtaattcattaaatattatCAATGAtagtatataaatgtatatgaCAGGTACAGGGACATTCACTAACATCCTATGTTGCATTATAATAAAGTTATGATTTTTTCATCATTTATAACAACTTACACATTGAATAACAGATGTATATGCACCTAAAACACAGTTCCATAAAAAGAAATTCTAACATAAACAGTTCCATAAAAAGAATTCCAAATCTAACATAAACAGTTCCA
The sequence above is drawn from the Erigeron canadensis isolate Cc75 chromosome 4, C_canadensis_v1, whole genome shotgun sequence genome and encodes:
- the LOC122596938 gene encoding uncharacterized protein LOC122596938 yields the protein MVLVDEKGAKIQCTVKKELVPMFDELIKEDTSVIIKRFGVGKNDDPFPIVQHKLKCNFYKTTEVQHGVPFTYSGYGFSFLPFNEITVTKARDKDTLNIDVIGCVSWCGNLEVFKSATQTRKSGRTPRCTLWNDYAVQFNAFLEQNKSEEHVIAIMQHALINEWKENLIVQTDKFGTRIFINEDIQEANDFRRRLILKEGVNEVSHTTLASQTVYPIRLEFILNTDKKQLDEVRDSEETGDFVVVATIAMLEQEFGWFFIGCRKDGKKVITKMEYLEVANENELTDELISAPADSLWCRKEKAIATEVVPKFRVTMRVQDSTGSASFVMWDRDVQKLLGLSANDIHQRQLNNNDDESYPHELEGLLNVKVACKIKIDKYNLKHKGSAYTVIKMCDDHDIIAELEEPAEPENNSEVQGEPSMPQLATVKLGEESQGAPDSKDAFSVTGDSLATEIEKDSETTPLQKRDNETPGVESTNKVGKRMRRPKIYYEQRRMIWMQVQESLQLLTLVVPAIAT
- the LOC122596937 gene encoding uncharacterized protein LOC122596937 encodes the protein MLRGNPKGKNTVYTFCCKGGDVELPPVVKPPPVLYNLFTSKNPIANNFMKHIRAYNMMFSFTSMGGKVNQGSLNGRGPYVFRLQGQNFHRMGSLLPVQGDQPKFSQLYIFDSENEEANRERAVSSGTKSSRPGKNELKRDTINILKIMLDGCNPLVKSFRMVKDCVKDNEWQDVSLKLIANRNKDGRIYNLPTTSKVAGLIIGDIDSVLDSRDIILRKQSGCLQRISELHPSYLALQYPLIFPFGEDGYPLGIKHRGIAQDSKKPRTKLTMREFFCYTIQDRPVEYSLLLHAHKLFQQFVVDGYTMVEADRLSYVKGNQKKLRTNTFQNSTTDVENGTTDASSTGKHILLPSSFTGGSRYMMQKYLDAMAICKSVGYPDLFITVTCNPNWPEIYRCLVDKNLTPEDRPDIISRMFKIKLDEIINDFVKEKFFGEVQAVIYTVEFQKKGLPHAHLCLFLAAANKFPRATNVDKYISAEIPNEKEDPELYALVKQFMMHGPCGDDNPNCPCMVRGKCTKNFPKKWKDETAVDSEGYPVYRRRHTGNTIEKNGVLLDNGMVVPYNATLLRRYQCHINVEWCNQSGSIKYLFKYINKGPDRVTANVYQTNTDGTTTDNNKPKDEVKNYLDCRYVSASEACWRIFAFDIHYRHPPVEILPFHKENEQSIVYDDQAQLCDVVSNPTVKHSMFLEWMKLNAEDSFARTLKYVQIPEFYVWIRKTRKWQRRTVEGHGSIGRISYVPPSLGDVYYLRILLNHAVGPKSFEQLLTVNGRKCKSYKEACFKMGLLDDDKEYVDAILEASHWATASYLRTFFVQLLLSTSVARPDDLWNKTCKVLSEDILHMQRRILNYPGLELPEEVILNLCLSRIEQLLTNNGSSLRNFPDMPFPNTNYISSLNNRLIANEILYDKRALTIEHQQLLSCLTVEQKTLYDTVINAVSKNEGGVYFVYGYGGITVHVLLALHVSPTLYVALLLHVPRYFYVLPALLVPRHFMY